The Ischnura elegans chromosome 1, ioIscEleg1.1, whole genome shotgun sequence genome contains a region encoding:
- the LOC124167545 gene encoding uncharacterized protein LOC124167545 isoform X1 codes for MVLSSWNSMPFGADSSPILDRGTLKTGSMTHSQEARVSSSGDFRLGEESRSSVSALVSRFCDSAKMKDQKLQDPFPWMNGFCNLCQAAVGSRNIRHLENLLNVYLENVTPNVKDCYTKPNRAAKLKKSMNDTLIFFHLFYQEIKETLEHSFYLEKMTALVSMFMDMEIKASLRGKESHKKVASRLTSSLYIFLDNSEDHMLDAILMTKFITKNYREVCHPLLWKLLNNLSTYPMHEMLYVRCLLAFKRWKNIFRDVEERKRINKTALQKLHTPPHLMESIKAMDNVLPRIPKTKKNITLFLMQSNFNVKNACQEFLKSLKKPPKGAFNQVLGVEIDKPLFFGGQSGDSSPQFTEKEDESDSGCSNNLINDIWSSISIVESNTHQAKRLNNIAAEKPSVVDSEELPKKKKKKLGKKKEKKQKVVKSVGTKKKKKSSEKSGKQAKKLSKVKGKEGKEVKKKKKKKVATSGDQSQVKTKQAASQQAEDKSQAKLAIPLPVNDDSSQVTVRSKSPVAEEHSQMGAIKADQVKAVGEEHSQIKAVKADLVKAVGEEHSQMRVIKADHVKAMAEENSQIRVIKADHVKPDSSVDEEPEVAKLLKQPTSIQEEKPPCEVSEALPRVEVADHTLEAIPNVGNKSDKSVNQPPVIEEPKVKNARKKVSQVEESDKVSSNQIPSVVEEVGSGKSLASLPKADSTLQVTSDTTTEVAIAKTTQLVNKPDESESKTKAAKLVAEDSNQAKFPQTPPQVDELKESKREQTPPCMEDSDMVDIKQAFLQIGDSDNLKLKQAMLKIGEYDEMKVQKVMEQIEVSEGRKIRQALCQFSDCDGKIREAKIEPQLEIPKTEKCDSPPSAQVQESDLLNTVIEPLVPKVKKEIVNNSTVDSSFETDNTAASEVLSSNVDNSCLPSEKSVDYTKSPSLTKESILTPSEINAKCVQPDESGNSFDNARRDLFSVDSNKDPLSERVLESQVSSSPIILEEGKLTDQKSKTLENITPVSVYAVVEVCDSSLKQEVCDNSETVENETPDANKNSQMDSYSDVEIVEDLRPQGSKCDVPASEDEIVLSDDGDLLTRQPPLDNIFATGNEDLVIEMFGCSERQYSLSRDVLSGESIEFETDNPPVNDDLEPEPSANLSGYETGIVDNYYSKTIKDDNPSLYDSRSLYRIDEWIHYDRHLKSYELDRPVLPSVWMEEEEDDDITESDMSKSFESTPKRGMGKMSYHDAVMSYSRQRELRASTSGRHNSQGCLMMNSSESGSASTEASPLLTSSASGSSSPRSESAIDPVESVHETMDSCDNLTKTSEHGVSSERVPDVSSMSYYHSNYPKSPDIASCTKDVGYNAQISYTPKIGSHRMDNARVVVEPMEHRLLNQAISDRLTASYSRAETSSKRNISETSSQHPPLKRRKSSKSHPEQSVDSRSPSGKRDTEEAGNYAAQSRATLRGRGRRGRPPSRGRGVSSCKVSSDKTQRKHGYSGKGRNDPEFQISSSKKSQPYDPPLTRSISKKFGISETDNMFDRL; via the exons GTGTATCAGCACTAGTGAGCCGTTTTTGTGATTCTGCAAAAATGAAAGACCAGAAATTGCAAGATCCATTCCCATGGATGAATGGATTTTGTAATCTTTGCCAAGCAGCAGTGGGCAGCAGGAACATAAGGCATCTCGAGAACCTTCTGAATGTGTACCTTGA gaaTGTGACGCCTAATGTTAAGGATTGCTATACAAAGCCAAACCGTGCTGCCAAACTGAAGAAAAGCATGAATGATACCTTGATTTTCTTTCACCTGTTCTATCAGGAAATTAAGGAG ACCCTGGAGCATTCATTCTACCTAGAAAAAATGACAGCCTTAGTGTCTATGTTCATGGACATGGAAATCAAAGCATCTTT GCGGGGTAAAGAGAGTCATAAAAAGGTGGCATCAAGGTTAACCTCGTCCCTGTATATATTTCTGG ATAACTCAGAGGATCATATGCTTGATGCCATTCTTATGACAAAATTTATCACCAAGAATTACCGTGAAGTTTGCCACCCTTTGTTGTG GAAACTTCTAAACAACTTAAGCACCTACCCAATGCATGAGATGCTATATGTGAGGTGTTTGTTGGCTTTTAAaaggtggaaaaatatttttcgtgatgTTGAGGAAAGGAAGCGAATTAACAAAACAGCTTTGCAGAAATTGCATACTCCACCACATTTAATGGAAAGCATCAAGGCAATGGACAATGTATTGCCTAGAATTCCAAAAACTAAGAAGAACAtcacattatttttaatgcaatcaaATTTTAACGTGAAAAATGCGTGTCAA GAATTTTTAAAGTCTTTGAAGAAACCACCTAAAGGTGCTTTTAATCAAGTTTTAGGTGTAGAAATTGATAAGCCACTATTCTTTGGTGGTCAGTCAGGTGATTCATCTCCTCAATTCACTGAAAAAGAAGATGAA AGTGACAGTGGTTGCAGCAATAACCTTATAAATGACATTTGGTCGAGTATATCCATTGTGGAGTCAAATACTCACCAAGCTAAAAGGTTGAATAATATAGCTGCTGAAAAGCCAAGTGTAGTGGACTCTGAAGAACTtccgaagaagaaaaagaagaagcttgggaaaaagaaagaaaagaagcaAAAAGTTGTGAAGAGTGTAGGaaccaaaaagaaaaagaagtccAGTGAAAAGTCTGGAAAACAGGCTAAAAAATTGAGTAAAGTAAAAGGTAAAGAAGGTAAAgaagtgaaaaagaaaaagaagaaaaaggtaGCAACTAGTGGTGATCAAAGCCAGGTCAAAACAAAACAGGCAGCTTCACAGCAAGCTGAGGATAAGAGTCAGGCCAAGCTGGCAATACCCTTGCCTGTAAATGATGATAGCTCTCAAGTTACGGTGCGGTCTAAATCCCCTGTGGCAGAGGAGCATAGCCAGATGGGAGCTATAAAGGCTGACCAAGTTAAGGCAGTGGGAGAGGAGCATAGCCAGATAAAAGCTGTAAAGGCTGACCTTGTTAAGGCAGTGGGAGAGGAACATAGCCAGATGAGAGTTATTAAGGCTGACCACGTTAAGGCAATGGCAGAGGAAAATAGCCAGATAAGGGTTATAAAGGCTGACCATGTTAAGCCTGATTCTTCTGTAGATGAAGAACCTGAAGTTGCAAAGCTACTAAAGCAACCTACATCCATTCAGGAAGAAAAGCCCCCTTGTGAAGTTAGTGAGGCTTTGCCTCGGGTTGAAGTTGCTGATCATACATTAGAGGCCATTCCTAATGTGGGAAATAAGAGTGATAAATCTGTCAACCAACCTCCTGTCATTGAAGAGCCAAAAGTTAAAAATGCCAGAAAGAAAGTTTCTCAAGTAGAAGAATCTGATAAAGTCTCTTCAAATCAAATTCCCTCTGTGGTAGAAGAGGTTGGTTCAGGGAAGTCTTTAGCCTCTCTCCCTAAGGCTGATAGTACTCTTCAAGTAACATCTGATACAACAACTGAAGTGGCCATAGCGAAAACCACTCAGCTGGTAAACAAGCCAGATGAAAGTGAAAGTAAGACCAAGGCTGCTAAATTGGTTGCAGAAGATAGTAACCAAGCGAAGTTCCCTCAAACTCCACCTCAAGTTGATGAGTTAAAAGAAAGTAAAAGGGAGCAAACTCCTCCTTGTATGGAGGATTCAGACATGGTGGATATTAAGCAAGCATTCCTTCAGATAGGCGATAGTGATAATTTGAAATTGAAGCAAGCTATGCTTAAGATTGGGGAATATGATGAAATGAAGGTTCAAAAGGTCATGGAGCAAATTGAAGTCTCAGAAGGAAGGAAAATCAGGCAAGCCCTATGTCAATTTTCAGATTGCGACGGGAAAATTAGAGAGGCTAAAATAGAGCCTCAGCTTGAGATACCAAAAACTGAAAAGTGTGATAGTCCTCCTAGTGCACAAGTTCAAGAGTCAGACTTACTGAACACAGTCATTGAACCATTGGTTCCAAAGGttaaaaaagaaatagtaaaCAATTCAACAGTTGACTCCTCATTTGAAACTGATAACACAGCAGCATCAGAGGTTCTAAGTAGTAACGTGGATAACAGTTGCTTACCTTCTGAAAAGTCTGTGGATTATACGAAATCCCCCTCGCTCACAAAAGAGTCAATTTTAACTCCCAGTGAAATAAATGCCAAATGTGTGCAACCCGATGAGAGTGGAAATTCATTTGACAATGCAAGGCGAGACCTATTCTCTGTGGATAGTAATAAAGACCCACTGAGTGAAAGAGTTCTAGAGAGTCAGGTTTCTTCCTCTCCAATTATTTTGGAGGAAGGGAAGTTGACGGACCAAAAATCAAAGACTTTGGAGAATATCACTCCTGTTTCTGTTTATGCCGTTGTTGAAGTATGTGACTCTTCATTAAAACAGGAAGTATGTGACAATAGTGAAACAGTAGAAAATGAAACTCCAGATGCGAACAAAAATTCTCAGATGGATTCTTACTCAGATGTTGAAATTGTGGAAGACCTCAGGCCTCAGGGTTCCAAGTGTGATGTTCCAGCATCTGAGGATGAAATAGTCCTTAGTGATGATGGAGATTTACTAACACGGCAACCTCCTTTAGATAACATTTTTGCCACTGGCAATGAGGATTTGGTTATTGAAATGTTTGGGTGTTCAGAAAGGCAGTATTCATTGAGTAGAGATGTTCTCTCTGGAGAAAGTATTGAATTTGAAACTGACAATCCTCCTGTAAATGATGACCTTGAGCCAGAGCCTTCAGCTAACTTAAGTGGGTATGAAACTGGCATTGTTGATAATTACTACTCCAAAACTATAAAAGATGATAATCCCAGTTTATATGATTCTCGAAGCCTGTATAGAATTGATGAATGGATACATTATGATAGACACTTGAAGTCATATGAATTGGATAGGCCAGTCCTTCCTTCAGTGTGGATGGAGGAAGAGGAAGATGATGACATAACTGAAAGTGACATGTCAAAAAGTTTTGAATCGACGCCAAAAAGGGGGATGGGCAAAATGTCTTACCATGATGCTGTCATGTCTTATAGTCGTCAAAGAGAGCTTCGTGCTTCTACATCAGGGAGACACAATTCTCAGGGTTGTCTCATGATGAATTCCAGTGAAAGTGGGAGTGCAAGCACAGAGGCATCTCCACTTTTAACATCTAGTGCCAGTGGTTCAAGTAGTCCTCGTAGTGAAAGTGCAATAGATCCTGTGGAAAGTGTCCACGAAACTATGGATTCTTGTGATAACCTTACGAAAACCTCAGAACATGGTGTATCCAGTGAGCGTGTTCCTGATGTTTCTAGCATGAGTTATTATCACTCCAACTATCCTAAATCTCCTGATATAGCCTCTTGTACAAAAGATGTGGGCTATAATGCTCAAATAAGTTATACGCCTAAGATTGGTAGTCACCGTATGGACAATGCTCGTGTTGTTGTGGAACCTATGGAGCATAGGTTATTAAACCAAGCTATTAGCGATAGACTCACTGCCTCTTATTCAAGAGCGGAAACCTCCTCCAAAAGGAATATAAGTGAGACAAGTTCCCAGCATCCACCTTTGAAGAGGAGGAAATCTTCTAAGTCGCATCCAGAGCAATCAGTCGATTCTCGCTCTCCATCTGGAAAACGAGACACCGAGGAAGCAGGGAACTATGCAGCTCAAAGTAGGGCTACATTAAGAG GGCGAGGAAGAAGAGGGAGGCCACCCAGCAGAGGGAGAGGTGTTTCCTCATGCAAAGTGTCTTCTGATAAGACCCAACGTAAGCATGGATATAGTGGCAAAGGCAGAAATGACCCTG
- the LOC124167545 gene encoding uncharacterized protein LOC124167545 isoform X2, which yields MTHSQEARVSSSGDFRLGEESRSSVSALVSRFCDSAKMKDQKLQDPFPWMNGFCNLCQAAVGSRNIRHLENLLNVYLENVTPNVKDCYTKPNRAAKLKKSMNDTLIFFHLFYQEIKETLEHSFYLEKMTALVSMFMDMEIKASLRGKESHKKVASRLTSSLYIFLDNSEDHMLDAILMTKFITKNYREVCHPLLWKLLNNLSTYPMHEMLYVRCLLAFKRWKNIFRDVEERKRINKTALQKLHTPPHLMESIKAMDNVLPRIPKTKKNITLFLMQSNFNVKNACQEFLKSLKKPPKGAFNQVLGVEIDKPLFFGGQSGDSSPQFTEKEDESDSGCSNNLINDIWSSISIVESNTHQAKRLNNIAAEKPSVVDSEELPKKKKKKLGKKKEKKQKVVKSVGTKKKKKSSEKSGKQAKKLSKVKGKEGKEVKKKKKKKVATSGDQSQVKTKQAASQQAEDKSQAKLAIPLPVNDDSSQVTVRSKSPVAEEHSQMGAIKADQVKAVGEEHSQIKAVKADLVKAVGEEHSQMRVIKADHVKAMAEENSQIRVIKADHVKPDSSVDEEPEVAKLLKQPTSIQEEKPPCEVSEALPRVEVADHTLEAIPNVGNKSDKSVNQPPVIEEPKVKNARKKVSQVEESDKVSSNQIPSVVEEVGSGKSLASLPKADSTLQVTSDTTTEVAIAKTTQLVNKPDESESKTKAAKLVAEDSNQAKFPQTPPQVDELKESKREQTPPCMEDSDMVDIKQAFLQIGDSDNLKLKQAMLKIGEYDEMKVQKVMEQIEVSEGRKIRQALCQFSDCDGKIREAKIEPQLEIPKTEKCDSPPSAQVQESDLLNTVIEPLVPKVKKEIVNNSTVDSSFETDNTAASEVLSSNVDNSCLPSEKSVDYTKSPSLTKESILTPSEINAKCVQPDESGNSFDNARRDLFSVDSNKDPLSERVLESQVSSSPIILEEGKLTDQKSKTLENITPVSVYAVVEVCDSSLKQEVCDNSETVENETPDANKNSQMDSYSDVEIVEDLRPQGSKCDVPASEDEIVLSDDGDLLTRQPPLDNIFATGNEDLVIEMFGCSERQYSLSRDVLSGESIEFETDNPPVNDDLEPEPSANLSGYETGIVDNYYSKTIKDDNPSLYDSRSLYRIDEWIHYDRHLKSYELDRPVLPSVWMEEEEDDDITESDMSKSFESTPKRGMGKMSYHDAVMSYSRQRELRASTSGRHNSQGCLMMNSSESGSASTEASPLLTSSASGSSSPRSESAIDPVESVHETMDSCDNLTKTSEHGVSSERVPDVSSMSYYHSNYPKSPDIASCTKDVGYNAQISYTPKIGSHRMDNARVVVEPMEHRLLNQAISDRLTASYSRAETSSKRNISETSSQHPPLKRRKSSKSHPEQSVDSRSPSGKRDTEEAGNYAAQSRATLRGRGRRGRPPSRGRGVSSCKVSSDKTQRKHGYSGKGRNDPEFQISSSKKSQPYDPPLTRSISKKFGISETDNMFDRL from the exons GTGTATCAGCACTAGTGAGCCGTTTTTGTGATTCTGCAAAAATGAAAGACCAGAAATTGCAAGATCCATTCCCATGGATGAATGGATTTTGTAATCTTTGCCAAGCAGCAGTGGGCAGCAGGAACATAAGGCATCTCGAGAACCTTCTGAATGTGTACCTTGA gaaTGTGACGCCTAATGTTAAGGATTGCTATACAAAGCCAAACCGTGCTGCCAAACTGAAGAAAAGCATGAATGATACCTTGATTTTCTTTCACCTGTTCTATCAGGAAATTAAGGAG ACCCTGGAGCATTCATTCTACCTAGAAAAAATGACAGCCTTAGTGTCTATGTTCATGGACATGGAAATCAAAGCATCTTT GCGGGGTAAAGAGAGTCATAAAAAGGTGGCATCAAGGTTAACCTCGTCCCTGTATATATTTCTGG ATAACTCAGAGGATCATATGCTTGATGCCATTCTTATGACAAAATTTATCACCAAGAATTACCGTGAAGTTTGCCACCCTTTGTTGTG GAAACTTCTAAACAACTTAAGCACCTACCCAATGCATGAGATGCTATATGTGAGGTGTTTGTTGGCTTTTAAaaggtggaaaaatatttttcgtgatgTTGAGGAAAGGAAGCGAATTAACAAAACAGCTTTGCAGAAATTGCATACTCCACCACATTTAATGGAAAGCATCAAGGCAATGGACAATGTATTGCCTAGAATTCCAAAAACTAAGAAGAACAtcacattatttttaatgcaatcaaATTTTAACGTGAAAAATGCGTGTCAA GAATTTTTAAAGTCTTTGAAGAAACCACCTAAAGGTGCTTTTAATCAAGTTTTAGGTGTAGAAATTGATAAGCCACTATTCTTTGGTGGTCAGTCAGGTGATTCATCTCCTCAATTCACTGAAAAAGAAGATGAA AGTGACAGTGGTTGCAGCAATAACCTTATAAATGACATTTGGTCGAGTATATCCATTGTGGAGTCAAATACTCACCAAGCTAAAAGGTTGAATAATATAGCTGCTGAAAAGCCAAGTGTAGTGGACTCTGAAGAACTtccgaagaagaaaaagaagaagcttgggaaaaagaaagaaaagaagcaAAAAGTTGTGAAGAGTGTAGGaaccaaaaagaaaaagaagtccAGTGAAAAGTCTGGAAAACAGGCTAAAAAATTGAGTAAAGTAAAAGGTAAAGAAGGTAAAgaagtgaaaaagaaaaagaagaaaaaggtaGCAACTAGTGGTGATCAAAGCCAGGTCAAAACAAAACAGGCAGCTTCACAGCAAGCTGAGGATAAGAGTCAGGCCAAGCTGGCAATACCCTTGCCTGTAAATGATGATAGCTCTCAAGTTACGGTGCGGTCTAAATCCCCTGTGGCAGAGGAGCATAGCCAGATGGGAGCTATAAAGGCTGACCAAGTTAAGGCAGTGGGAGAGGAGCATAGCCAGATAAAAGCTGTAAAGGCTGACCTTGTTAAGGCAGTGGGAGAGGAACATAGCCAGATGAGAGTTATTAAGGCTGACCACGTTAAGGCAATGGCAGAGGAAAATAGCCAGATAAGGGTTATAAAGGCTGACCATGTTAAGCCTGATTCTTCTGTAGATGAAGAACCTGAAGTTGCAAAGCTACTAAAGCAACCTACATCCATTCAGGAAGAAAAGCCCCCTTGTGAAGTTAGTGAGGCTTTGCCTCGGGTTGAAGTTGCTGATCATACATTAGAGGCCATTCCTAATGTGGGAAATAAGAGTGATAAATCTGTCAACCAACCTCCTGTCATTGAAGAGCCAAAAGTTAAAAATGCCAGAAAGAAAGTTTCTCAAGTAGAAGAATCTGATAAAGTCTCTTCAAATCAAATTCCCTCTGTGGTAGAAGAGGTTGGTTCAGGGAAGTCTTTAGCCTCTCTCCCTAAGGCTGATAGTACTCTTCAAGTAACATCTGATACAACAACTGAAGTGGCCATAGCGAAAACCACTCAGCTGGTAAACAAGCCAGATGAAAGTGAAAGTAAGACCAAGGCTGCTAAATTGGTTGCAGAAGATAGTAACCAAGCGAAGTTCCCTCAAACTCCACCTCAAGTTGATGAGTTAAAAGAAAGTAAAAGGGAGCAAACTCCTCCTTGTATGGAGGATTCAGACATGGTGGATATTAAGCAAGCATTCCTTCAGATAGGCGATAGTGATAATTTGAAATTGAAGCAAGCTATGCTTAAGATTGGGGAATATGATGAAATGAAGGTTCAAAAGGTCATGGAGCAAATTGAAGTCTCAGAAGGAAGGAAAATCAGGCAAGCCCTATGTCAATTTTCAGATTGCGACGGGAAAATTAGAGAGGCTAAAATAGAGCCTCAGCTTGAGATACCAAAAACTGAAAAGTGTGATAGTCCTCCTAGTGCACAAGTTCAAGAGTCAGACTTACTGAACACAGTCATTGAACCATTGGTTCCAAAGGttaaaaaagaaatagtaaaCAATTCAACAGTTGACTCCTCATTTGAAACTGATAACACAGCAGCATCAGAGGTTCTAAGTAGTAACGTGGATAACAGTTGCTTACCTTCTGAAAAGTCTGTGGATTATACGAAATCCCCCTCGCTCACAAAAGAGTCAATTTTAACTCCCAGTGAAATAAATGCCAAATGTGTGCAACCCGATGAGAGTGGAAATTCATTTGACAATGCAAGGCGAGACCTATTCTCTGTGGATAGTAATAAAGACCCACTGAGTGAAAGAGTTCTAGAGAGTCAGGTTTCTTCCTCTCCAATTATTTTGGAGGAAGGGAAGTTGACGGACCAAAAATCAAAGACTTTGGAGAATATCACTCCTGTTTCTGTTTATGCCGTTGTTGAAGTATGTGACTCTTCATTAAAACAGGAAGTATGTGACAATAGTGAAACAGTAGAAAATGAAACTCCAGATGCGAACAAAAATTCTCAGATGGATTCTTACTCAGATGTTGAAATTGTGGAAGACCTCAGGCCTCAGGGTTCCAAGTGTGATGTTCCAGCATCTGAGGATGAAATAGTCCTTAGTGATGATGGAGATTTACTAACACGGCAACCTCCTTTAGATAACATTTTTGCCACTGGCAATGAGGATTTGGTTATTGAAATGTTTGGGTGTTCAGAAAGGCAGTATTCATTGAGTAGAGATGTTCTCTCTGGAGAAAGTATTGAATTTGAAACTGACAATCCTCCTGTAAATGATGACCTTGAGCCAGAGCCTTCAGCTAACTTAAGTGGGTATGAAACTGGCATTGTTGATAATTACTACTCCAAAACTATAAAAGATGATAATCCCAGTTTATATGATTCTCGAAGCCTGTATAGAATTGATGAATGGATACATTATGATAGACACTTGAAGTCATATGAATTGGATAGGCCAGTCCTTCCTTCAGTGTGGATGGAGGAAGAGGAAGATGATGACATAACTGAAAGTGACATGTCAAAAAGTTTTGAATCGACGCCAAAAAGGGGGATGGGCAAAATGTCTTACCATGATGCTGTCATGTCTTATAGTCGTCAAAGAGAGCTTCGTGCTTCTACATCAGGGAGACACAATTCTCAGGGTTGTCTCATGATGAATTCCAGTGAAAGTGGGAGTGCAAGCACAGAGGCATCTCCACTTTTAACATCTAGTGCCAGTGGTTCAAGTAGTCCTCGTAGTGAAAGTGCAATAGATCCTGTGGAAAGTGTCCACGAAACTATGGATTCTTGTGATAACCTTACGAAAACCTCAGAACATGGTGTATCCAGTGAGCGTGTTCCTGATGTTTCTAGCATGAGTTATTATCACTCCAACTATCCTAAATCTCCTGATATAGCCTCTTGTACAAAAGATGTGGGCTATAATGCTCAAATAAGTTATACGCCTAAGATTGGTAGTCACCGTATGGACAATGCTCGTGTTGTTGTGGAACCTATGGAGCATAGGTTATTAAACCAAGCTATTAGCGATAGACTCACTGCCTCTTATTCAAGAGCGGAAACCTCCTCCAAAAGGAATATAAGTGAGACAAGTTCCCAGCATCCACCTTTGAAGAGGAGGAAATCTTCTAAGTCGCATCCAGAGCAATCAGTCGATTCTCGCTCTCCATCTGGAAAACGAGACACCGAGGAAGCAGGGAACTATGCAGCTCAAAGTAGGGCTACATTAAGAG GGCGAGGAAGAAGAGGGAGGCCACCCAGCAGAGGGAGAGGTGTTTCCTCATGCAAAGTGTCTTCTGATAAGACCCAACGTAAGCATGGATATAGTGGCAAAGGCAGAAATGACCCTG